The following are from one region of the Silene latifolia isolate original U9 population chromosome 9, ASM4854445v1, whole genome shotgun sequence genome:
- the LOC141600322 gene encoding uncharacterized protein LOC141600322 isoform X3 — MEVGRKVVRILILLEATLLCLLLFLPVLPHSLSARLIADEPFDVRKFLSTVSRYGAVKDIADNSYVPATIPDACAPIHLNLVARHGTRAPTKKRMRELDRLETSMQLLLQTAKQRKLSLDRVPSWLFGWTSPWKGKLKGGELIVKGEEELYDLGIRIRDKFPSLFSHDYHPDVYAIKATQVPRASASAVSFAMGLFGGRGTLGPGKHRAFAVTTETRASDLLLRFFDTCQNYKNYRENEEPAVEKLKEPVFDEITHAISGRYGLNFSRQDISSLWFLCKQEASLLDITNQACGLFLPTEIALLEWTDDLEGFILKGYGKSVNYRMGLPLLKDVVESMEVAIKANKEDLPNGSYEKARLRFAHAETVVPFSCLLGLFLQGSEYNLIQREEPLELPPRPPKKRNWRGSAVAPFGGNNMLVLYSCPAQKSNKYFVHVLHNEHPVPLPGCGNSDFCPFEVFKEKILEPHLKVDYHDICTVKELHEKPPVQKPAPIRSR, encoded by the exons ATGGAAGTTGGAAGAAAAGTTGTGCGCATTTTAATCTTACTAGAAGCGACATTgctttgtttactgctatttctaCCTGTACTTCCACATTCTCTTTCCGCTCGGTTAATCGCCGACGAACCTTTCGATGTTCGCAAATTTCTCTCCACTGTTTCCag ATACGGTGCCGTCAAAGATATTGCCGATAATTCCTATGTTCCTGCCACCATTCCCGATGCTTGCGCTCCTATCCATCTTAATCTTGTG GCAAGGCATGGAACAAGAGCGCCAACGAAGAAACGAATGAGGGAATTGGACAGACTGGAAACTTCAATGCAACTGCTTTTACAGACTGCAAAACAGCGCAAGTTGTCATTAGATAGAGTTCCTTCTTGGTTATTTGGGTGGACATCTCCTTGGAAGGGAAAACTCAAAGGAGGAGAATTGATTGTCAAGGGAGAAGAAGAACTCTATGATCTTGGTATCAGAATTCGAGATAAGTTCCCTAGTCTCTTCAGTCACGATTACCACCCCGATGTATATGCTATAAAAGCCACTCAGGTTCCTAGAGCATCTGCCAGTGCTGTGTCATTTGCAATGGGACTGTTTGGCGGAAGAGGAACACTTGGTCCTGGAAAACATCGTGCTTTTGCTGTTACTACTGAAACACGTGCAAGTGATCTATTGCTCAGATTCTTTGATACATGCCAAAATTATAAG AACTACAGGGAGAATGAGGAGCCTGCAGTCGAGAAGCTAAAGGAGCCTGTTTTTGATGAAATTACACATGCCATCTCTGGACGCTATGGACTGAATTTCAGCAGACAAGATATTTCTTCCCTCTGGTTTTTGTGCAAGCAG GAAGCCTCCTTACTGGATATAACTAATCAGGCTTGTGGTCTTTTTCTTCCAACTGAG ATTGCTTTACTGGAGTGGACGGATGATCTGGAGGGATTTATACTGAAAGGATATGGAAAATCTGTGAACTATCGTATGGGACTACCTTTGTTAAAAGACGTAGTCGAGTCCATGGAAGTCGCTATCAAGGCTAATAAAG AAGATCTTCCAAATGGGAGTTATGAGAAGGCACGGCTTCGATTTGCTCATGCTGAGACTGTAGTTCCGTTCTCATGCTTACTTGGTCTATTCCTTCAAGGATCTG AATACAATCTGATACAAAGGGAAGAGCCTTTAGAGCTCCCTCCAAGACCGCCCAAGAAAAGAAATTGGAGGGGAAGTGCTGTGGCCCCATTTGGTGGAAATAATATGCTTGTACTTTATAGCTGTCCGGCCCAAAAATCAAACAAGTATTTTGTGCACGTACTGCACAATGAGCATCCAGTACCTTTACCG GGATGTGGTAATTCAGACTTCTGCCCATTTGAAGTTTTCAAG GAAAAAATACTTGAGCCTCATTTGAAGGTTGATTATCACGACATCTGCACGGTGAAGGAACTACATGAGAAACCTCCTGTTCAAAAGCCTGCACCCA TCAGATCCAGATAG
- the LOC141600322 gene encoding uncharacterized protein LOC141600322 isoform X2 — protein sequence MEVGRKVVRILILLEATLLCLLLFLPVLPHSLSARLIADEPFDVRKFLSTVSRYGAVKDIADNSYVPATIPDACAPIHLNLVARHGTRAPTKKRMRELDRLETSMQLLLQTAKQRKLSLDRVPSWLFGWTSPWKGKLKGGELIVKGEEELYDLGIRIRDKFPSLFSHDYHPDVYAIKATQVPRASASAVSFAMGLFGGRGTLGPGKHRAFAVTTETRASDLLLRFFDTCQNYKNYRENEEPAVEKLKEPVFDEITHAISGRYGLNFSRQDISSLWFLCKQEASLLDITNQACGLFLPTEIALLEWTDDLEGFILKGYGKSVNYRMGLPLLKDVVESMEVAIKANKDLPNGSYEKARLRFAHAETVVPFSCLLGLFLQGSEYNLIQREEPLELPPRPPKKRNWRGSAVAPFGGNNMLVLYSCPAQKSNKYFVHVLHNEHPVPLPGCGNSDFCPFEVFKEKILEPHLKVDYHDICTVKELHEKPPVQKPAPSKLSSLFGWLFSSPSHETKMEL from the exons ATGGAAGTTGGAAGAAAAGTTGTGCGCATTTTAATCTTACTAGAAGCGACATTgctttgtttactgctatttctaCCTGTACTTCCACATTCTCTTTCCGCTCGGTTAATCGCCGACGAACCTTTCGATGTTCGCAAATTTCTCTCCACTGTTTCCag ATACGGTGCCGTCAAAGATATTGCCGATAATTCCTATGTTCCTGCCACCATTCCCGATGCTTGCGCTCCTATCCATCTTAATCTTGTG GCAAGGCATGGAACAAGAGCGCCAACGAAGAAACGAATGAGGGAATTGGACAGACTGGAAACTTCAATGCAACTGCTTTTACAGACTGCAAAACAGCGCAAGTTGTCATTAGATAGAGTTCCTTCTTGGTTATTTGGGTGGACATCTCCTTGGAAGGGAAAACTCAAAGGAGGAGAATTGATTGTCAAGGGAGAAGAAGAACTCTATGATCTTGGTATCAGAATTCGAGATAAGTTCCCTAGTCTCTTCAGTCACGATTACCACCCCGATGTATATGCTATAAAAGCCACTCAGGTTCCTAGAGCATCTGCCAGTGCTGTGTCATTTGCAATGGGACTGTTTGGCGGAAGAGGAACACTTGGTCCTGGAAAACATCGTGCTTTTGCTGTTACTACTGAAACACGTGCAAGTGATCTATTGCTCAGATTCTTTGATACATGCCAAAATTATAAG AACTACAGGGAGAATGAGGAGCCTGCAGTCGAGAAGCTAAAGGAGCCTGTTTTTGATGAAATTACACATGCCATCTCTGGACGCTATGGACTGAATTTCAGCAGACAAGATATTTCTTCCCTCTGGTTTTTGTGCAAGCAG GAAGCCTCCTTACTGGATATAACTAATCAGGCTTGTGGTCTTTTTCTTCCAACTGAG ATTGCTTTACTGGAGTGGACGGATGATCTGGAGGGATTTATACTGAAAGGATATGGAAAATCTGTGAACTATCGTATGGGACTACCTTTGTTAAAAGACGTAGTCGAGTCCATGGAAGTCGCTATCAAGGCTAATAAAG ATCTTCCAAATGGGAGTTATGAGAAGGCACGGCTTCGATTTGCTCATGCTGAGACTGTAGTTCCGTTCTCATGCTTACTTGGTCTATTCCTTCAAGGATCTG AATACAATCTGATACAAAGGGAAGAGCCTTTAGAGCTCCCTCCAAGACCGCCCAAGAAAAGAAATTGGAGGGGAAGTGCTGTGGCCCCATTTGGTGGAAATAATATGCTTGTACTTTATAGCTGTCCGGCCCAAAAATCAAACAAGTATTTTGTGCACGTACTGCACAATGAGCATCCAGTACCTTTACCG GGATGTGGTAATTCAGACTTCTGCCCATTTGAAGTTTTCAAG GAAAAAATACTTGAGCCTCATTTGAAGGTTGATTATCACGACATCTGCACGGTGAAGGAACTACATGAGAAACCTCCTGTTCAAAAGCCTGCACCCAGTAAGTTATCATCGTTGTTTGGTTGGCTGTTCTCTTCACCGAGTCACGAGACCAAAATGGAATTATAG
- the LOC141600322 gene encoding uncharacterized protein LOC141600322 isoform X1 encodes MEVGRKVVRILILLEATLLCLLLFLPVLPHSLSARLIADEPFDVRKFLSTVSRYGAVKDIADNSYVPATIPDACAPIHLNLVARHGTRAPTKKRMRELDRLETSMQLLLQTAKQRKLSLDRVPSWLFGWTSPWKGKLKGGELIVKGEEELYDLGIRIRDKFPSLFSHDYHPDVYAIKATQVPRASASAVSFAMGLFGGRGTLGPGKHRAFAVTTETRASDLLLRFFDTCQNYKNYRENEEPAVEKLKEPVFDEITHAISGRYGLNFSRQDISSLWFLCKQEASLLDITNQACGLFLPTEIALLEWTDDLEGFILKGYGKSVNYRMGLPLLKDVVESMEVAIKANKEDLPNGSYEKARLRFAHAETVVPFSCLLGLFLQGSEYNLIQREEPLELPPRPPKKRNWRGSAVAPFGGNNMLVLYSCPAQKSNKYFVHVLHNEHPVPLPGCGNSDFCPFEVFKEKILEPHLKVDYHDICTVKELHEKPPVQKPAPSKLSSLFGWLFSSPSHETKMEL; translated from the exons ATGGAAGTTGGAAGAAAAGTTGTGCGCATTTTAATCTTACTAGAAGCGACATTgctttgtttactgctatttctaCCTGTACTTCCACATTCTCTTTCCGCTCGGTTAATCGCCGACGAACCTTTCGATGTTCGCAAATTTCTCTCCACTGTTTCCag ATACGGTGCCGTCAAAGATATTGCCGATAATTCCTATGTTCCTGCCACCATTCCCGATGCTTGCGCTCCTATCCATCTTAATCTTGTG GCAAGGCATGGAACAAGAGCGCCAACGAAGAAACGAATGAGGGAATTGGACAGACTGGAAACTTCAATGCAACTGCTTTTACAGACTGCAAAACAGCGCAAGTTGTCATTAGATAGAGTTCCTTCTTGGTTATTTGGGTGGACATCTCCTTGGAAGGGAAAACTCAAAGGAGGAGAATTGATTGTCAAGGGAGAAGAAGAACTCTATGATCTTGGTATCAGAATTCGAGATAAGTTCCCTAGTCTCTTCAGTCACGATTACCACCCCGATGTATATGCTATAAAAGCCACTCAGGTTCCTAGAGCATCTGCCAGTGCTGTGTCATTTGCAATGGGACTGTTTGGCGGAAGAGGAACACTTGGTCCTGGAAAACATCGTGCTTTTGCTGTTACTACTGAAACACGTGCAAGTGATCTATTGCTCAGATTCTTTGATACATGCCAAAATTATAAG AACTACAGGGAGAATGAGGAGCCTGCAGTCGAGAAGCTAAAGGAGCCTGTTTTTGATGAAATTACACATGCCATCTCTGGACGCTATGGACTGAATTTCAGCAGACAAGATATTTCTTCCCTCTGGTTTTTGTGCAAGCAG GAAGCCTCCTTACTGGATATAACTAATCAGGCTTGTGGTCTTTTTCTTCCAACTGAG ATTGCTTTACTGGAGTGGACGGATGATCTGGAGGGATTTATACTGAAAGGATATGGAAAATCTGTGAACTATCGTATGGGACTACCTTTGTTAAAAGACGTAGTCGAGTCCATGGAAGTCGCTATCAAGGCTAATAAAG AAGATCTTCCAAATGGGAGTTATGAGAAGGCACGGCTTCGATTTGCTCATGCTGAGACTGTAGTTCCGTTCTCATGCTTACTTGGTCTATTCCTTCAAGGATCTG AATACAATCTGATACAAAGGGAAGAGCCTTTAGAGCTCCCTCCAAGACCGCCCAAGAAAAGAAATTGGAGGGGAAGTGCTGTGGCCCCATTTGGTGGAAATAATATGCTTGTACTTTATAGCTGTCCGGCCCAAAAATCAAACAAGTATTTTGTGCACGTACTGCACAATGAGCATCCAGTACCTTTACCG GGATGTGGTAATTCAGACTTCTGCCCATTTGAAGTTTTCAAG GAAAAAATACTTGAGCCTCATTTGAAGGTTGATTATCACGACATCTGCACGGTGAAGGAACTACATGAGAAACCTCCTGTTCAAAAGCCTGCACCCAGTAAGTTATCATCGTTGTTTGGTTGGCTGTTCTCTTCACCGAGTCACGAGACCAAAATGGAATTATAG